TTTCCCTTGACGCTTGCCGCATTGTAATTAAAATCGCTCCTATGTCAATATGAAACATTCTTTCATAATGTGAACTCTCCAAGGAGAGCCCTAGGTACCGCGACGAAACCAAGATTGATTGACACATCCTAGATCTTCGCGGGATCGCATGCAGGCTAAGAAGTGTGCGGATAGCCCCAATTGGAGGAGAAACGGGGGCGGGACCGGGCCCGAAAAATGAATCGGCTCCGCTCGCCCGAGCGGCTTGGACCGTGGCGGAACGGCCAAGGCTCGGAGGAGAGGAGCCGAACTTTGGCTGTCTCTCGTAACGCGCTGAACCATCCAGGGGTTCAGAAATCAGAGACAGCGCTAAATCCTGAAATCGCTTCCCGTCAGCGCAGCCATTTTTCGGGGTCGCGGAGGGCTTCCACCACGTCGTTCATGAACGCCGCGGCGCGCGCCCCGTCCACAACCCGGTGGTCGCTGGAGAGCGTCAACGTCATCACCGGGCGGATGGCCGGCTTGCCATCCACCGGCACCACACGATCGGCAATACGCCCCACGGCAAGAATCGCGACTTGCGGCGGATTGATGATCGCGGTGAACGAGTCCACGTTGAACATCCCAAGGTTGCTGATCGTGAAGGTCCCGCCGGCTATGTCCGCTGGACGCGAGCGGCCCGCGCGGGCGCGCTCTGTGAGGTCCCGCCGCTGGACAGCGATTTCCCCGAGGTCCAGGGCATCCGCCTTGGGAATCACCGTCGCGACCACGCCGTCGTTCACGGCCATGGCCAAGGCCATATTCACATCAGGATTGAGACGGATTGCCGCGCCGGTCCAACTGGCGTTCATCCGCGGGTGCTTGGCCAGGGCACGGGCCACCAGGGCCACCAGCATGTCGGTCTGCGTGGGCTTCACCCCGCGCGCCTTCTCCACGGTTTCGCGCAGCTTCTTGTGCGTTTCCACGAGCGCGCCAGCGTCCACTTCCCGCACTACGAAGAAGTGCGGCACTGTGGTCCAACTCTGCGTGGTGCGCTCGGCCATCAAGCGCCCGATGATACCCAGCGCCTCGGTACCGCCAGCGGCGGCGGCCGGAGCAGCAGCGGGAGCGCCCTTCGCGTCCACCAAAGCCTGTATGTCCGAAGCCAGAATCTCGCCATCCGCGCCCGATCCGCGCACCTGGGCAATGTCGATGCCGTGCTCGCGCGCCAGGCGCCGCGCTTTGGGCGAAATCCGCACTCCTCCGCCCGCTGCCTGCGCGGAACGATCCGCGGCGGCTGCGGCCGGACGCGCAGCTTCTGCGCGGGCCGGACTGGGAGCAGCCGCCGGCGCGCCAGCCGCGGGCACCGCCTCGCCGGGAAGGACGAGCCACGCGATTGTCTGGCCGACGGGAATGACCGCACCTTCGTGCGCGGTAATCCCCGCGAGAATGCCCTCTCCGGGGGCTTCCACTTCCACCACGGCTTTGTCGGTTTCAATCTCCAGCAGCGGCTCGCCCTTGGCGACGCGTTCGCCTTCTTTTTTCCGCCAAGCCAGGACCTTGCCGGTTTCCTGCATCAACTCCAGTGCGGGCATTACGACGCTGATAGCCATGGTCCGTGAGAAAAGTGAAGGTCCCGCCCTCAGCTCTTGACTCCGACTCCTTCCATCTTGGCGCTGGCTGCGATCATCTCCTTGACGTGCTGGTTTGGTTCCGGGTCGGACTCGCGCAGCGTCGGCAGCGGCCCCTTCACGGACACGTAATGCGAGCCCGCGACCAGCAGCTCTTCCGCCGGGAAGCGCGTGATCACCTCGTGGCCGGTTTCCGTCACCACGATCTCTTCTTCGATGCGTGCCGCGCTCCAGCCGTCGGTGGAAGGCCAGAACGTCTCCAGCGCGAACACCAT
This sequence is a window from Terriglobia bacterium. Protein-coding genes within it:
- a CDS encoding 2-oxo acid dehydrogenase subunit E2 gives rise to the protein MAISVVMPALELMQETGKVLAWRKKEGERVAKGEPLLEIETDKAVVEVEAPGEGILAGITAHEGAVIPVGQTIAWLVLPGEAVPAAGAPAAAPSPARAEAARPAAAAADRSAQAAGGGVRISPKARRLAREHGIDIAQVRGSGADGEILASDIQALVDAKGAPAAAPAAAAGGTEALGIIGRLMAERTTQSWTTVPHFFVVREVDAGALVETHKKLRETVEKARGVKPTQTDMLVALVARALAKHPRMNASWTGAAIRLNPDVNMALAMAVNDGVVATVIPKADALDLGEIAVQRRDLTERARAGRSRPADIAGGTFTISNLGMFNVDSFTAIINPPQVAILAVGRIADRVVPVDGKPAIRPVMTLTLSSDHRVVDGARAAAFMNDVVEALRDPEKWLR